CGGTCGCGTTGATGATGGTCCAGCGGCCGGTGCCTTTCTGCCCAGCCCGGTCCAGGATCACGTCGACCAGGTCCTTGCCGGTTTCGGGGTCTGTCTGGCGCAGCGCCACCGCGGTGATCTGGATCAAGTAGCTCTGCAGGTCACCTCCGTTCCATTCGTCGAACACGTCGGCCATCTGCGCGTTCGACAAGCCTGCGGCCTTGAACATCGCATAGGCCTCGCAGATCAGCTGCATGTCGCCGTATTCGATGCCGTTGTGCACCATCTTCACGTAATGTCCCGCGCCGTCCGGGCCCATGTGGCGGCAGCAGGCCTCGCCCTCGGCAATCGCGGCGATCTTCGTGTAAATCGGGGCGAGCGCCTTCCAGCCCTCGGCGGAACCGCCGGGCATGATCGACGGGCCTTTCAACGCGCCTTCCTCTCCGCCGCTGACGCCGACTCCGAAGAAGTGAATGCCCTTTTCCTTGAGGTATTTCTCGCGGCGCTGGGTGTCGGTCCAAAGGGAATTGCCGCCGTCGATGATGATGTCGCCCGGCTCCATCAGCGGAATGAGTTGCTCGATGACCGCATCGACCGGCGCACCGGCCTTGACCATGATCTGCGCCTTGCGCGGACGCTCCAGAGCGGCCACAAAGTCGGGCAGGCTCTTGGCGAAGACGAAATTTTTACCCGCGCCACGTCCAGCTTCAAACGCCTCGACCACGCTGGTCGTCCGGTTGAAAACAGCGACGGTAAAGCCGCGGCTCTCCATGTTGAGCACGAGGTTCTCGCCCATCACGGCGAGGCCAATCAGTCCGATGTCACACTTTTTCATAAATTAATTTCAGGTTGCGGTTTGCCGCGGGTTCGAGTTGGTAGGGGAGTGAAAAACTAGCGGGCGGCAAACCCTTATGGCAATCGACTTTTCAAAAATTATCGTGACTCGCGACCCTCTCGCGCCGCCCGCGCCCGTGTGGTCGTCCACCGCGGGGGCGATTCTGGATTTTTATGGCGTCGTTCGCGGTCTGGAGGGAGAAAATGCCATCGCCGGACTCGAGTATGAGTCGTATCTGGCGATGGCCGAGTCGCAGTTGCGCAAGATCGCGGAGGAAACGCTGATCCATTTTGCCCTGGAGGACGTCACGTTGATTCATCGTGTCGGCTTCGTGGCCGCAGGCGAGCCGTCGCTTTTTCTGCGGGTGACCGCCGGGCATCGCGAGGAGGCGTTTGCGGGGAGTCGTGAAATCATCGAGCGCCTGAAACGGGAGGTTCCCATTTGGAAAAATCCCATCCAGAGTCAGGCATTATGAATTGGGCCAATCGCCTCACAGTCGCCCGGTTTTTCCTCACCATCGCGTTCGTCATGGCGATGACTTCGGGCTGGACTTACACACATACCTTGGCGCTGGCGATTTTCGTGGTGGCGAGTGTGACCGATTATCTCGACGGCTGGGTGGCCCGGAAATATTCTATGCAAACTCCATTTGGCGCATTGATGGACCCGCTCGTGGACAAGATCATGACGGCGGCTGCGTTCATTTGCCTGATTCCGCTCGGAGCCATCCCGGCGTGGGTCGCGGTGGTGATCATCAGCCGCGAATTTGTCATCACCGGGCTGCGCCTGCTGGCGAGCAGTCAGGGACGAGTGTTGGTCGCCGAATCCATCGGGAAACATAAGACGGGCTGGCAGATTGCGACGATTATTTTCTTTCTGCTCGAATATTCTGTGGCCGAGCTTTTTCCCAAGCTGGCGCAGAACGCCAGCGCACTTCGTCTCGCAGAGATCGGTGAATCCATCTCCCTGATCGCCGCTGTGGGACTGACGATTTACTCAGGAATCAGCTATCTTTGGCGTCACCGCGCCATCATTCAAGTCGAGTGACGAGCGGTTAGAAGAACGACTGCTCGACAAAAATCTGATCGCCGGGTTTGACCGGAATGTCGAGCGCGGGATTACTGAGAATTTTCTTGGTATCGACGACCATTAATTCCTTGCCACGGCTCAGGCGGACTTTCCGCATATTGGCAAATTCCGTGGGTCCACCAGCGGCGTTGATGGCGGACATGAGGGTCAGATCGGGAGTGTAAGCGACGCGGCTGGGAGCTTTGACTTCCCCACCGACGTTCACGAAACGCCCGAGTCCCTGAGTGCTGATGGTGATAGTGGGATTAGTAAAAATCTCCGCAGCTTTGTAGGCCGACTCGATGGCATCGGCGGCCTGGGCAGCGGTTTTTCCTCCAACCGACACCTTGTTGATGTAAGCGAGGTTCACAGAGCCCTGGTTGTCCACCACATACGACGCCGTGATCTGAGAAATCTCTGAGGCTGGAACGCCACCAATTCGGATTTCAATTGTGTCACCGGAACGCAACGGTGCGTCTTGGGCGAGCAAGGCACTCGTTCCGAAGAACAAGGCGGCAAAGAAACATCTAACTGCGCTGGGGATTTTCATTAGTAATCTTCTCCGTCGTTGCCAGAGGAAACGCTGGCGGAAGCCTTGGCCCGGCCTTTTTTGCGGGGCTTGGTTTGCACGGAATAATAGTCGTTGTAACTGGTGTAATACTGGTAGCCCTGATCGTGGCGGACATCGACGTTGTTCAAGACGACGCCGAGCAGGTTGCCGCCGACGTTGAGGACGGATTGTTTCACGCGCAGCAGCATGGAGCGCGGGAAACGGCGGTGTTGCACAACGATGACGGTCAAATCAACTTCGCTGGCGAGCACCGAGGCATCGCTGACGCCGAGGATTGGCGGCGCGTCAAAAAGCACAATGTCGTAGCGGGTTTTCACGTCGGCGATCAAATCCGACATGCGCTGGGAGTTCAAAATGCCGACCGCATCCGACGGGAGGATGCCGGAGGGCATGATGTGCAAATTCTCGATGTTCGAGGGAATGATGACGTCCTCGAGTTGCAGGTCGGTCGTCAGATAATTGCTCAAGCCGACCGCATTGCTCGTTCCGAAGACAGTGTGCTGGGTCGGGCGGCGCAAATCGGCGTCCACGATCAGGACGTTGTAACCGCCCTGCGCACAGGTGACGGCGAGGTTGGCCAATGTGGTGGATTTGCCCTCACCCGGACCGCCGCTGACGAAGGTAATGGAGTTGTAATCGGCGCTTTTGCGGTTGAATTCAATGTTCGTGCGCAAGATGCGATAGGCCTCCGCGTCCGCCGAATCGGTCGCCTCGCGGTGGAGGAGTTTGATATTTTTCGGGATGACCGCCAGCACGGGCAGGCCGAGGAAACTCTCGACGTCGTCCAAGGTTTTCACACTGGTGTCGAGGTATTCGATGAAGAAGGCGAGTCCGATGCCAACCACCAGACCGACGACGACTCCGAGGAGAATGTTGAGTGGAATATTGGGTTTGCTCGGCGCGGTGGCAGGCTCGGCTTTGGCCCAAATCTTGGCTGGATTGCGAGGCATGCCTTTCTCGATGGTCTCCGTCTGGAGCTTGGTGGAGGCTGCCTTGAGGAGTTCCTTGGCGTTGATGTAACGATACTTCGCCTCGGCGTACTCAGACATCTTGACCTTGTTGGATTCAACATTGTTTTGGCTACCCCGGAGTTGAGTGCGCAGGGACTCTAGGTTGGCCTCGGCGGTTCGCAGGTTAGCAACCAAAGTGCTGCGGATGCTGGACATCTGCTTTTTGATTTGCTCGCTGAAAACGGTCATCTGCGAATCGAGCGCCTGAATCTCGGGATGCTTTTTGGCCAGTCCAGAACTGAGCAGGCGCTCGCGCTCGGCGACGGCCGCTTGATAGCTCTGAAGTCGGGCAGAAACAATGCTGTCGGGGATATTTAACTGAGCCAGACCGCGCATGAGGTCCTCATCGGTGAGTTTGTCGATGCCGTCGATCTGGTTGCGCAGAGTATCGACGGTGCTTTCCAACTTCGTGACGTCATTGGTAATTACACCCACCGTTGTGACGTCGATGCTTCCCGGATCAGCCATGGAATCCGGTGCGGTGTCGATGATATGGTTCTCACTCCGGAGCTTGGCCACAAGTTCGTGGGCTTCGTCCACTTTGCGTTGCTGCTTGTCCACTTCGTCCTGCAACTTGGCCAATGACTTGATCGTGACCGTGTTTAGCTCATCCACACGGCGGCGCTGATACACTTCGGCGATCTTATTAGCAATGTCCGACGCCTCCTTGGGCTTGCCGCTGCTGACGATGATTTGAATCAAACTCGTATTGCGGACTTCCTGCATGTTGAGCATGCCCTTCAGCATAAAATAGAGCCGCTCGCGGGGAATCGGATCATTCGGCGACCAGGCCTTGCCCAAGTCCATTTCATCAATGACGGGATAGAGAATTTCCTTCTGCTGAATGATTTGGAACTGGGTCGCGATGAACTTCGGATCAGAGCCGGCGTAAGAGGAAGGATCGCCTGGACGAAACACGTTCATGTTCGCCGTGTCAGGCTGAATCTCCATCATCACAGCCGATTGGTACTCCTTCGGCATGAAATAAGTCGTCACCGAAGCGGTGATGACGACCAATAAAAACGCTAGTAAAATGATGCCGGAACGAACCCGGATGACCCTCCAATAGTCGAGAAAATGGAGCTTGATTTCGCTGTTGTCAGACATACGCGCTAAACTAGCTTGCGTCCGCTGACACGCAAGAGGGGTTCCTTACTAAAAAGTGAGAGTGGCTCCCAAATAGATGCGATTGCGGTCGTATTCGCGGAGACTGAAATCGGAGTAAACTTTCGTGTAAGTGTAACCCGTTTGCAGCGAGAGGAGGCGGTTCACGGAGTAAATTAGACCCGCATTTAAGTCCAGCGTCTGCTCACTGTCACCAAAGGCCCCGCTGTAGTCGCTCGTCGTGTAAAAGACGCCGCCGTTCGCGCTAATGCGTGAGCTAACCCGCTGATTGATTGTCAGTCCAGTGCGATAGGTTTTGCGGGTGCTGCCGAATCCGAATTCCGATTCCTCGAATCCGTAGCGGTTCAGCCACTGAATGGAGGAGCGGTCGCCGTATTTATAGGTCAGCGTGCTTTCCACAAAGGGCGAGGTCTCGTCACCCACGTCATCCGAGCTGCGGAACTGGGCACCGGCACGAATGCTGGCGGTCAGGCGGCGGTTCAAAGTGAAATCCACACCGACCAAGGCATAATTGGAAGTCGAATCACGGTTGGCGGCGTCATAAGTCACGATGCCGAAACGATATTCGCCGACCAGCGAAATGGTGGGTTGAATGAGGTAGCGAAGCTGGAGGCTGTAGGTTTGCTCGATGCGATTGCTGATGTCGGCGATGGAGCTTTCATCATAATAGACGCCGCCCACGGTGTAACCATAGACGACGCTGAAACGCCGGGTGAATGTCTGCGCGAGGCTGAATCCGATGTTGCCGTAGAAATAATTGCCGCTCCGGCGATTCTGGCCAAAGCCAATTTGGAAATCAGGTTCTGCCTGGTAGGCGAGATACGTGGTGATGTCGAGGCGCAGCTTGGGGCTGAAGACGTGGCTGAAATCCACATTCAGCGT
This is a stretch of genomic DNA from Chthoniobacterales bacterium. It encodes these proteins:
- the gndA gene encoding NADP-dependent phosphogluconate dehydrogenase encodes the protein MKKCDIGLIGLAVMGENLVLNMESRGFTVAVFNRTTSVVEAFEAGRGAGKNFVFAKSLPDFVAALERPRKAQIMVKAGAPVDAVIEQLIPLMEPGDIIIDGGNSLWTDTQRREKYLKEKGIHFFGVGVSGGEEGALKGPSIMPGGSAEGWKALAPIYTKIAAIAEGEACCRHMGPDGAGHYVKMVHNGIEYGDMQLICEAYAMFKAAGLSNAQMADVFDEWNGGDLQSYLIQITAVALRQTDPETGKDLVDVILDRAGQKGTGRWTIINAT
- a CDS encoding molybdenum cofactor biosynthesis protein MoaE, producing MTRDPLAPPAPVWSSTAGAILDFYGVVRGLEGENAIAGLEYESYLAMAESQLRKIAEETLIHFALEDVTLIHRVGFVAAGEPSLFLRVTAGHREEAFAGSREIIERLKREVPIWKNPIQSQAL
- the pgsA gene encoding CDP-diacylglycerol--glycerol-3-phosphate 3-phosphatidyltransferase, yielding MNWANRLTVARFFLTIAFVMAMTSGWTYTHTLALAIFVVASVTDYLDGWVARKYSMQTPFGALMDPLVDKIMTAAAFICLIPLGAIPAWVAVVIISREFVITGLRLLASSQGRVLVAESIGKHKTGWQIATIIFFLLEYSVAELFPKLAQNASALRLAEIGESISLIAAVGLTIYSGISYLWRHRAIIQVE
- a CDS encoding polysaccharide biosynthesis/export family protein, whose amino-acid sequence is MKIPSAVRCFFAALFFGTSALLAQDAPLRSGDTIEIRIGGVPASEISQITASYVVDNQGSVNLAYINKVSVGGKTAAQAADAIESAYKAAEIFTNPTITISTQGLGRFVNVGGEVKAPSRVAYTPDLTLMSAINAAGGPTEFANMRKVRLSRGKELMVVDTKKILSNPALDIPVKPGDQIFVEQSFF
- a CDS encoding polysaccharide biosynthesis tyrosine autokinase codes for the protein MSDNSEIKLHFLDYWRVIRVRSGIILLAFLLVVITASVTTYFMPKEYQSAVMMEIQPDTANMNVFRPGDPSSYAGSDPKFIATQFQIIQQKEILYPVIDEMDLGKAWSPNDPIPRERLYFMLKGMLNMQEVRNTSLIQIIVSSGKPKEASDIANKIAEVYQRRRVDELNTVTIKSLAKLQDEVDKQQRKVDEAHELVAKLRSENHIIDTAPDSMADPGSIDVTTVGVITNDVTKLESTVDTLRNQIDGIDKLTDEDLMRGLAQLNIPDSIVSARLQSYQAAVAERERLLSSGLAKKHPEIQALDSQMTVFSEQIKKQMSSIRSTLVANLRTAEANLESLRTQLRGSQNNVESNKVKMSEYAEAKYRYINAKELLKAASTKLQTETIEKGMPRNPAKIWAKAEPATAPSKPNIPLNILLGVVVGLVVGIGLAFFIEYLDTSVKTLDDVESFLGLPVLAVIPKNIKLLHREATDSADAEAYRILRTNIEFNRKSADYNSITFVSGGPGEGKSTTLANLAVTCAQGGYNVLIVDADLRRPTQHTVFGTSNAVGLSNYLTTDLQLEDVIIPSNIENLHIMPSGILPSDAVGILNSQRMSDLIADVKTRYDIVLFDAPPILGVSDASVLASEVDLTVIVVQHRRFPRSMLLRVKQSVLNVGGNLLGVVLNNVDVRHDQGYQYYTSYNDYYSVQTKPRKKGRAKASASVSSGNDGEDY
- a CDS encoding outer membrane beta-barrel protein, translated to MKHLIRSKTLFAGLATLAINAAVAEVKPSLFRAEAPTDRPADVAAAPKPSSFRTGSDVEVRSAVAVSSAGVSNGMDDKFIPTQDAGSGIFERRPYHFTFSLNQGYDDNIYTTHDNKQGSFFTSGSIGANVKFSDGRTSLEAALSAGGSYYYDRDDSFDPDITLNVDFSHVFSPKLRLDITTYLAYQAEPDFQIGFGQNRRSGNYFYGNIGFSLAQTFTRRFSVVYGYTVGGVYYDESSIADISNRIEQTYSLQLRYLIQPTISLVGEYRFGIVTYDAANRDSTSNYALVGVDFTLNRRLTASIRAGAQFRSSDDVGDETSPFVESTLTYKYGDRSSIQWLNRYGFEESEFGFGSTRKTYRTGLTINQRVSSRISANGGVFYTTSDYSGAFGDSEQTLDLNAGLIYSVNRLLSLQTGYTYTKVYSDFSLREYDRNRIYLGATLTF